From the genome of Actinomycetota bacterium:
GGGCGAGCACCCGGACCGAGCATGGGTCACCGGATGAGCCGATTCCAGGGCGTCGCGGTCGATCCCGCTACGAGCCTCGCCGTGGGGAGCGTCATCAAGAATCTCCTGAACCACTGATGGCAGGTGCGGCCGGTACCATGGGCCGATGCACGGGGCCGCGCAGCGGATACGGGACCTGCTTGCCGCCGGGCACGCCATCAACATGCCCGGCGTCTACGACGCGCTCTCGGCCCGGCTCGCCACCCAGGCCGGCTTCGACGTCCTGTTCATCTCGGGCTACTCGGTGTCGGGATCCCGGCTGGCGCTGCCTGACTTCGGCTACCTGACCCAGACCGAGGTCACCCAGACCGCCCGGGAGGTGTGCGCCGCCACGCCGCTGCCGGTGATCGTCGACGCCGACACCGGCTACGGCAACCCGCTCAGCGCCCTGCGGACCGCCCGGCTGGTTGCCGGGGCGGGCGGAGGGGGCGTGTTCCTGGAGGACCAGCTCTGGCCCAAGAAGTGCGGCCACTTCGCCGGCAAGCGCGTGGTCCCCGCCTCAGAGTGGCTCGCCAAGCTCCGCGCTCTCCTCGACCTGCGCGCCGAGGAGGGGGTCGACCTCTTCCTGGTCGCCCGGACCGACGCCCGGAGCGCGGTCTCGCTCCATGAGGCCATCGACCGGGCCAAGGCCGCCCGCGACCTCGGCGTGGACGCCGTCTTCGTGGAGGCCCCGGAGAGCATCGACGAGCTGGAGCGGGTGGCCAAGGAGGTCGAGGGTGTGACCCGGGTGGCGAACATGATCGAGGGGGGCCGGACCCCCCTGCTCACCCCCAAGGAGCTGCACGACCTGGGCTTCGATCTCATCGTGACGCCGCTCACCGCCCTCTTCGCCGCCACCAGAGCCATCCGGGAGGCCTTCGCCGTCCTGAAGGCCGAGGGCACCCTGCGCGACCGTCCGGACCTGGTGGTGTCCTTCACCGAGTTCGAGCCGGTGGTGGACCTGGCCGGGCACCGGGCACTGGAGGAGCGCTATGGCGCCTAAGCCGGCGGCGGCCGGGTGGCGGCCGGAGTCCTGGCGGGACCACCCGGCTGGCCAGCAGCCCGAGTGGGAGGACGCCGGGGCCCTCGACCGCGCCCTGAAGGAGCTGCGCAACCTGCCCCCGCTGGTGTTTGCGGGTGAGGCCCGGGCACTGAAAAGCGCCCTGGGTGAGGCCGCCCAGGGGAAGGCGTTCGTGCTGCAGGCCGGGGAGTGCGCCGAGTCCTTCGACAACCTGTCGGCGGACGCCATCCGCGACCAGCTGAAGATCATCCTGCAGATGTCGGTGGTGCTGACCTACGCCGCCGGGCTGCCGGTGATCAAGGTGGGGCGCATCGCCGGCCAGTTCGCCAAGCCCCGCTCCGAGGCGCTGGAGCGCCTGGGCGATCGGGAGCTGCCCGCCTTCCGGGGCCACATGGTCAACGCCATCAACTTCGATCCCGAGTCCCGCCGCCCGGACCCGCAGCGCCTGGTGCGGGCCTACCACCAGGCGTCGTCCACCCTGAACCTGCTGCGCGCCTTCACCAAAGGGGGCTTCGCCGACCTCACCCAGGTCCACATGTGGAACCGGGAGTTCGTCGCCGCCAGCCCGCAGGGGCAGCGCTACGAGGACATCGCGGCGGCGATCGACCGTGCCCTGCGCTTCATGGCGGCGTGCGGCATCGACCTGAAGTCCGACGCCGCCCTGCACCAGGTGGACTTCTACACCTGCCACGAGGCCCTCATCCTGGGCTTCGAGGAGGCCCTCACCCGCTCGGACAGCCTGACCGGTGAGTTCTACGACTGCTCCGCCCACCTGCTCTGGGCGGGGGAGCGGACCCGCGAGCCGGGCGGCGCCCATCTGGAGTTCCTCTCCGGCATCCACAACCCGGTGGCCTGCAAGGTGGGCCCGAACGCCACCCCTGCCCAGGTGCTGGAGCTGTGCGACGTGCTGGACCCCGATGGCGAGCCGGGCCGGCTGTCGCTCATCGCCCGCATGGGCGCGGGCGCGGTGCGCGATGCCCTCCCCCCACTGGTGGCGGCGGTGCGGGACGCCGGGCGGCCGGTGGTCTGGGTGTGCGACCCGATGCACGGCAACACCTTCCTGTCCTCCAACGGGCTGAAGACCCGGCGCTTCGAGGACATCGTGGAGGAGATCAAGGGGTTCTTCGCGGTCCACGAGGCCTTGGGCACGTTCCCCGGCGGGGTCCACCTGGAGCTGACCCCGGACAACGTCACCGAGTGCCTGGGGGGCGTCGGTGCGGTGCAGGACGGCCAGCTGGACGTCTCCTACCGCACCCTGTGCGACCCCCGGCTCAATGGCAACCAGTCCCTGGAGCTGGCGTTCGAGATCGGGGAGCTGCTGCAGGCCTGGGCTCGCGGGTAGCCACAGGGCGCCACCCCGCCCCGGGTACGATGACGGGGTGGCCGAGGGCGCGCCCCACCGGGATGCCACGCTGGCGTCGGACGCCGAGCGGGAGTGGGTGTGCGCCCACCTCCAGGAGTCCTGCGTCCAGGGGCGCCTGACCACCGAGGAACTGTCCCACCGCCTCGATCTCGCCCTGCGCGCCCGCACCCGCAGCGAGCTGGACGACCTGCTGGCGGACCTCCCGCCGCCGCCCGGCTACACGCCGCCCCCGCCCAGCGGCAAGCGTTGGCACCTGGGCGTCGTGGGCTCCACCCGGCGGACCGGGCGTTGGCGGGTCCCGGCGGAGAGCTGGTGGACCTCGGTGATGGGCGGGTGCCGCCTCGACCTCACCCGGGCGACGTTCGAGTCCGCGGTCACCACCATCAACATCGTGGCGGCGATGGGAGGCGTGGAAGTCCGGGTCCCCAAAGGCTTCGAGATCGACATGCAGGGCACGGCGCTGCTGGGCGGGCGCCACCTGCGCCTGGAGGGGCCGCCCCCACCCCCCGGTGCACCGGTGATCCGGCTGCGGGTGATGTCGTGCCTGGGCGGGGTGAAGGTGACCGACCGGGAGAGCCTCCGGGCCCGCCTGCGCCAGTATTGAGCCCGCGCACCGGTCCTGAGCGCGAGACGGTGCACCGCCGCCCGGCGGCGGGCGGGGTGGCCATTGTCGAGCTCGACCGCCCCGAGCGGCGCCACGCGATGGACACCGCGCTGCTGGCCCGCCTCATCGCCGCCCTGGAGTCGGCGGCGGCCGACGGGGCCGTCCGGGCGGTGGTGGTCACCGGCGCCGGGGGGTGCTTCTCCTCGGGCGCCGACGTCTCGGAGCCGCTCGACCACGCCGGGGCGGTGGCGCGCATGGGGCTGTTCACCCGGCTCTACGAGCTGGCGGCCACCTTCCCCAAGCCCACGGTGGCGGCCATTGACGGCTGGTGCATCGGTGGGGGGGCCGAGCTGGCCTCGTGCTGCGACCTGCGCGCCGGGACCCCGGGGTGCGGCATCCGGTTCCCGGGAGGAGCTTTTGGGGTGCCCGTCGGGGCGGCTCGGCTGCCGATGCTCATCGGCCTTTCGCACGCCAAGGATCTGCTCATGACCACCCGGACCGTGGGTGGCGAGGAGGCCTACCGGATGGGTTTGCTCAACCGGCTGGCCGAGCCCGAGGCGGTGCTGGCGGTAGCGTGTG
Proteins encoded in this window:
- a CDS encoding isocitrate lyase/PEP mutase family protein, with product MHGAAQRIRDLLAAGHAINMPGVYDALSARLATQAGFDVLFISGYSVSGSRLALPDFGYLTQTEVTQTAREVCAATPLPVIVDADTGYGNPLSALRTARLVAGAGGGGVFLEDQLWPKKCGHFAGKRVVPASEWLAKLRALLDLRAEEGVDLFLVARTDARSAVSLHEAIDRAKAARDLGVDAVFVEAPESIDELERVAKEVEGVTRVANMIEGGRTPLLTPKELHDLGFDLIVTPLTALFAATRAIREAFAVLKAEGTLRDRPDLVVSFTEFEPVVDLAGHRALEERYGA
- a CDS encoding 3-deoxy-7-phosphoheptulonate synthase class II; the protein is MAPKPAAAGWRPESWRDHPAGQQPEWEDAGALDRALKELRNLPPLVFAGEARALKSALGEAAQGKAFVLQAGECAESFDNLSADAIRDQLKIILQMSVVLTYAAGLPVIKVGRIAGQFAKPRSEALERLGDRELPAFRGHMVNAINFDPESRRPDPQRLVRAYHQASSTLNLLRAFTKGGFADLTQVHMWNREFVAASPQGQRYEDIAAAIDRALRFMAACGIDLKSDAALHQVDFYTCHEALILGFEEALTRSDSLTGEFYDCSAHLLWAGERTREPGGAHLEFLSGIHNPVACKVGPNATPAQVLELCDVLDPDGEPGRLSLIARMGAGAVRDALPPLVAAVRDAGRPVVWVCDPMHGNTFLSSNGLKTRRFEDIVEEIKGFFAVHEALGTFPGGVHLELTPDNVTECLGGVGAVQDGQLDVSYRTLCDPRLNGNQSLELAFEIGELLQAWARG
- a CDS encoding DUF1707 domain-containing protein, which codes for MAEGAPHRDATLASDAEREWVCAHLQESCVQGRLTTEELSHRLDLALRARTRSELDDLLADLPPPPGYTPPPPSGKRWHLGVVGSTRRTGRWRVPAESWWTSVMGGCRLDLTRATFESAVTTINIVAAMGGVEVRVPKGFEIDMQGTALLGGRHLRLEGPPPPPGAPVIRLRVMSCLGGVKVTDRESLRARLRQY
- a CDS encoding enoyl-CoA hydratase/isomerase family protein, encoding MSPRTGPERETVHRRPAAGGVAIVELDRPERRHAMDTALLARLIAALESAAADGAVRAVVVTGAGGCFSSGADVSEPLDHAGAVARMGLFTRLYELAATFPKPTVAAIDGWCIGGGAELASCCDLRAGTPGCGIRFPGGAFGVPVGAARLPMLIGLSHAKDLLMTTRTVGGEEAYRMGLLNRLAEPEAVLAVACALAGAMAANKGAVTQKRALEDALDLAAKREAEHRAMLRWQDAARGLMG